A window of Ananas comosus cultivar F153 linkage group 4, ASM154086v1, whole genome shotgun sequence contains these coding sequences:
- the LOC109709200 gene encoding DDT domain-containing protein PTM, with product MELVGSVVRKTFPGLGTYEGVVESYDASTRFFKVLYEDGDTEEVDFGEIASMLGEVGELPHVEAEGMDDHGRRPKKRRRAEPDSVENGGFGEGSALGDGGGGLVESTRVSDAIERLNDVLGAIEGAEASGECSNGDLLEKGSSQGLVGTRELGRLEGNGCSEGSVDNVKGNGSSEGFRDTQIEETAPKDPIKQGDDTIRRTQEGEQVPKRRRGRPRKVTSSSGTPLRRRDGDLVESTGVSDGIERQNGVFGAIHGTEASDECSNRDFLERSSSQAMKGTPELGRSEEVGSGVGLVGNVKESGFFEHLMDIKIEEMIPKNLVERGGDNIHGTEEGEQVRKRRRGRPRKVKSSTVTPLRKGGGNLVENTKVSGGIEGHSGFLGAIDGAEANGKCSYGDLLEKDSSQGFGGTPEMVRLEENGTSEGFAVDLKENGSREPYTDTQIEEMTLKNPIEQGDDAMCGTEEGDQGRKRRRGRPKKVDLSTVTPLRRSARRANTSLQSTENSVTLQVAAEDNTISEAKADACVSEDFANPELPSSSNDLDLEGLPVLDLFSVYTCLRSFSRPLFLSPFGLEAFVAALRCKHVNSLIDSIHFSILQALKRHLEFLSEEGSQSATDCIRNLNWELLDLVTWPLYLAEYLLVFGSSLKSGIKLTHLRLLNKEYYEQPADVKLDLLRCLCDNVIEVEEIRSELNLRMSQSEYNTNMTIAKRRTKPGMETLGGSFAHKYEDDVDGNSDECCLCGMDGNLLCCDGCPAAFHSKCVGVAKDLLPEGDWYCPDCLLERSDGLINLSKACQGAEVLGIDPHGRMYFRSCGYLLVSDSCNAEASCHYYKSNDLLSVMGVLKSSDCSYEPITTAICASWDIPVESSSYYGQFDNENHNIHGMPDFHNNDNLSLPLKQDFSGDKDVGKIPESNSPSAENLGTNITNGSDLSKLNEVILNHPDSLQSEGMTTLVSSEILNGLAHESGVNSSDDADITGKEVIILTPADAAVENGRQSGSYAGAFVITEQRTDGASQLHFDLGSYVNYYSFGRIASSVAEELTHISSECNTKEVKKSVEDVMSVQLKAIPKKSIKLCCYPYRELSFDAQKEKCGWCYSCRTSSDADCLFKNTDGNLLESSGPPSEGQFLKKDKKNHIASTAHYILSIEDRLRSLLSGPWQNPHFSNVWREAVLKASDVTSLKNLLLTLESSLRRIALSAEWLKPVDFSNTIGSASYSLTDSHESSNNGSSKKQGRKSNPTSDRNNISDDSTSHVNWWRGGKLSRQVYQWKRLPRSLASKSGRQAGFKKIPSILYPDGSDIARRSKCIAWRAAVEMSKSVAQLLFQIKEFDSHIKWTAISSTQPFPPASKDSKKLTKLFKKVIIRRKSIEGTNVKYLLDFGKRDNIPPIVARYGVILQEPSSDRKKYWLSECHVPLDLLKAFEEKRLARVQKKKDSDHPSDRASDCKLKKTANLADRASDCISRKTKRSEGFSLLFLKAQQLAGEICGHCNEKVLVSEAVNCQYCNGFFHRKHFKVPRGATCTTYTCSKCKDKQSLKAKPLVCTDKQTSSTKPQVCKDKESLKAKPRGKKLVKKKKKNKKKTSEVKMPLRRSERIKRVVVKLKKAGVKKRGKQAQSKRGRPKKFANESGKGQSKRSEISSKTDPSKQSENEILWRKRKRTVMHYPYWLNGLHWTHNVDNEHGKCFRKRKVLLPSQHIEESSSLAPVCCLCSKGYCPEVIYVACEKCEDWFHADAYCVTLENLNNLIGFTCHKCRKRSVPVCPYSGVAIPRSDQELAVGGTVCFEDQNSYEERKQDGITSTAVEILPSSTAVELTNGPIMMPTLMHDEEKTFSSGDENASQIVVSSPNTIRSSNEVGEEVLMACTHGHLAATPTDNPVSSFMD from the exons ATGGAGCTGGTCGGGAGTGTCGTGAGGAAGACGTTCCCGGGGCTCGGGACGTATGAGGGAGTTGTGGAGTCGTATGATGCGTCCACGAGATTCTTCAAGGTGCTCTACGAGGACGGGGACACCGAGGAGGTCGATTTTGGTGAGATCGCGTCGATGTTGGGGGAGGTGGGGGAGCTACCCCACGTAGAAGCGGAGGGGATGGACGATCACGGGCGGAGGCCGAAGAAGCGGCGGCGGGCGGAGCCGGATTCTGTGGAGAACGGGGGGTTTGGGGAGGGTAGTGCTTTGGGGGATGGAGGTGGGGGTTTGGTGGAGAGTACTAGGGTTTCTGATGCGATCGAGAGGCTAAATGATGTTTTGGGTGCTATAGAAGGAGCTGAAGCTAGTGGTGAGTGCTCCAATGGAGATTTGTTAGAGAAAGGTTCTTCTCAGGGTTTGGTAGGAACTCGGGAATTGGGGAGGTTGGAGGGAAATGGTTGTAGTGAAGGATCGGTGGATAATGTGAAGGGAAATGGCTCTTCTGAAGGGTTTAGAGATACCCAAATTGAGGAGACGGCACCCAAAGATCCGATCAAGCAGGGAGATGATACTATACGTAGAACACAGGAGGGTGAGCAAGTTCCAAAGAGAAGACGAGGACGCCCCAGGAAAGTCACTTCTTCTTCCGGGACACCATTGAGAAGGAGAGATGGGGATTTGGTGGAAAGCACTGGGGTTTCTGATGGGATCGAAAGGCAAAATGGAGTTTTTGGTGCTATACATGGAACTGAAGCTAGCGATGAGTGTTCTAATAGAGATTTTTTGGAGAGAAGTTCTTCTCAGGCGATGAAAGGAACTCCGGAATTGGGGAGGTCAGAGGAAGTTGGTAGTGGTGTAGGATTGGTGGGTAATGTGAAGGAAAGTGGGTTTTTTGAACACTTGATGGATATCAAAATTGAGGAGATGATCCCCAAAAATCTAGTAGAGCGGGGAGGTGATAATATACATGGAACAGAGGAGGGTGAGCAAGTTCGAAAGAGAAGACGGGGACGTCCCAGGAAAGTCAAATCTTCTACGGTGACACCACTGAGAAAGGGAGGTGGGAATTTGGTGGAAAACACTAAGGTTTCTGGTGGGATCGAGGGGCATAGTGGTTTTTTGGGTGCTATAGATGGAGCTGAAGCTAATGGCAAGTGTTCGTATGGGGATTTGTTGGAGAAAGATTCTTCTCAGGGTTTTGGAGGAACTCCGGAGATGGTGAGGTTGGAGGAAAATGGTACTAGTGAAGGATTCGCAGTTGATTTGAAGGAAAATGGCTCTCGAGAACCCTATACCGACACACAAATTGAGGAGATGACACTGAAAAATCCTATAGAGCAGGGAGATGATGCTATGTGTGGAACAGAGGAGGGTGATCAAGGTCGAAAGAGAAGACGAGGGCGTCCGAAGAAAGTCGATTTATCTACTGTGACACCTCTGAGGAGGAGTGCTCGTAGAGCAAATACTTCTTTGCAATCTACTGAGAATTCTGTTACGCTTCAGGTGGCTGCTGAAGATAATACAATTTCAGAGGCTAAAGCTGATGCATGTGTTAGTGAGGATTTCGCCAATCCAGAACTGCCCTCTTCTTCGAATGATTTGGATTTAGAAGGGCTTCCTGTCCTCGATCTTTTCTCTGTTTACACTTGTTTGAGATCTTTTAGCAGGCCTCTGTTTCTGAGCCCGTTTGGGTTGGAAGCATTTGTGGCGGCTTTGAGATGCAAACATGTGAATTCATTGATCGACTCTATTCATTTTTCCATATTGCAAGCATTGAAGAGGCATTTGGAATTCCTTTCTGAAGAAGGATCTCAGTCAGCTACTGATTGCATCAG GAACCTTAATTGGGAGCTCTTAGATTTAGTAACATGGCCTCTTTACCTTGCTGAGTACTTACTAGTTTTTGGTTCAAGTTTGAAATCTGGTATCAAACTTACTCATTTGAGGCTCTTGAATAAGGAGTACTATGAACAGCCTGCTGACGTGAAACTGGATTTACTCCGTTGTCTATGTGATAATGTCATTGAAGTTGAAGAAATTAGATCAGAACTGAATTTAAGAATGAGCCAATCTGAGTACAACACAAACATGACCATCGCAAAACGGAGGACTAAGCCAGGTATGGAAACTTTGGGGGGTTCGTTCGCTCACAAATATGAAGATGATGTTGATGGGAATAGCGATGAATGTTGCCTTTGTGGGATGGATGGTAATCTTCTATGCTGTGATGGTTGTCCTGCTGCATTTCATTCTAAATGCGTTGGAGTGGCTAAAGATCTTTTGCCCGAAGGCGACTGGTATTGTCCTGATTGTTTGCTGGAAAGAAGTGATGGGTTGATTAATTTGTCGAAGGCTTGCCAAGGAGCAGAGGTTTTGGGAATAGATCCACATGGACGTATGTATTTTAGAAGCTGCGGCTATCTTTTGGT GTCTGACTCATGCAATGCAGAAGCTTCATGCCATTATTATAAAAGCAATGATTTGCTTTCTGTTATGGGAGTGTTGAAATCATCTGATTGTTCATATGAACCAATCACTACTGCAATATGTGCATCGTGGGATATTCCTGTGGAATCTTCTAGTTATTATGGTCAATTTGATAATGAGAATCACAACATCCATGGAATGCCAGATTTTCATAATAACGACAATCTATCCTTACCTTTAAAGCAGGATTTTTCTGGTGATAAGGATGTCGGAAAGATTCCAGAGTCTAATTCTCCGTCTGCTGAAAATTTGGGCACTAATATAACTAATGGTTCTGACTTAAGCAAGTTGAATGAGGTCATTTTAAATCATCCGGATTCACTTCAGTCTGAAGGGATGACAACATTAGTCAGTTCTGAAATTTTGAATGGACTGGCCCATGAGAGTGGTGTAAATTCTTCAGATGATGCTGATATTACTGGGAAAGAGGTCATTATATTAACACCTGCTGACGCAGCTGTTGAGAATGGGAGACAAAGTGGTTCATATGCTGGTGCATTTGTGATTACTGAGCAAAGGACAGATGGGgcttctcaactccattttgaTCTTGGTAGTTACGTGAATTACTACAGTTTTGGTCGTATAGCTTCTTCTGTTGCTGAAGAGTTGACACATATTTCATCTGAGTGCAACACTAAGGAAGTAAAGAAATCTGTTGAGGACGTGATGTCAGTACAGCTGAAGGCAATACCTAAGAAGTCCATTAAGCTTTGTTGCTATCCATATCGGGAGCTATCTTTCGatgcacaaaaagaaaaatgtggaTGGTGCTACTCCTGCAGAACCTCCAGTGATGCtgattgtttatttaaaaatacagATGGTAACCTTCTTGAAAGTTCTGGACCACCTTCCGAAGGACAATTTTTGAAAAAGGACAAGAAAAACCATATTGCTTCTACTGCgcattatattttatcaattgaAGATCGTTTGCGTAGTTTATTGTCAGGCCCCTGGCAGAACCCACATTTTAGTAATGTTTGGCGTGAGGCAGTTCTGAAGGCATCTGATGTCACATCGCTAAAGAACCTGCTTCTTACT TTAGAATCAAGTTTGCGGCGCATTGCACTCTCAGCAGAATGGCTTAAACCTGTGGATTTTAGTAATACAATTGGTTCAGCATCTTATTCTTTGACTGATTCACATGAATCTTCGAATAATGGAAGCAGTAAAAAGCAGGGGAGGAAATCTAATCCTACTAGTGATCGTAATAATATCTCTGATGATTCTACATCTCATGTCAATTGGTGGAGGGGCGGCAAACTATCCCGTCAGGTGTATCAATGGAAGAGGTTGCCTCGATCATTGGCCTCCAAGAGTGGCAGGCAAG cgggttttaaaaaaattccaagCATCTTGTACCCTGATGGTTCAGATATTGCCAGGAGAAGCAAATGCATTGCCTGGCGTGCTGCTGTTGAAATGTCAAAAAGTGTGGCTCAGCTTTTATTCCAG ATTAAAGAATTCGATTCGCACATTAAATGGACTGCAATTTCCAGTACTCAACCTTTTCCTCCTGCGTCTAAGGATTCAAAGAAATTAACAAAGCTTTTTAAGAAAGTCATTATACGAAGAAAATCCATCGAGGGAACAAATGTAAAGTATCTACTTGATTTTGGAAAGAGGGATAATATCCCTCCTATTGTTGCCAGATATGGCGTGATACTTCAAGAGCCTTCCAGTGACAGGAAAAAGTATTGGTTGAGTGAATGTCATGTTCCCTTGGATCTCTTAAAAGCATTTGAAGAAAAGAGATTAGCTCGCGtacagaaaaagaaagattcTGACCATCCTTCTGATAGGGCAAGTGATTGCAAATTAAAGAAGACTGCCAATCTTGCCGACAGGGCAAGTGATTGCATCTCAAGGAAGACTAAAAGATCGGAAGGattttcacttctttttttgAAAGCACAACAGTTGGCGGGCGAAATTTGTGGCCACTGTAATGAAAAAGTACTTGTCAG TGAAGCTGTGAATTGCCAATATTGTAACG GGTTTTTCCACAGAAAACATTTCAAAGTACCTAGAGGTGCTACATGTACAACTTACACCTGCTCTAAATGCAAGGACAAACAAAGTCTGAAGGCAAAACCTCTAGTATGCACGGACAAACAAACTTCGAGCACGAAACCTCAAGTATGCAAGGACAAAGAAAGTTTGAAAGCAAAACCTCGAGGAAAAAAGTtagtaaagaagaagaagaagaataagaagaaaaccTCTGAGGTCAAAATGCCATTGCGTAGGTCAGAAAGGATAAAACGTGTAGTGGTGAAATTGAAGAAGGCTGGTGTGAAGAAGAGAGGGAAACAGGCTCAATCTAAGAGGGGACGGCCGAAAAAGTTTGCTAATGAATCTGGAAAAGGCCAATCTAAAAGATCTGAAATTAGTTCTAAAACGGACCCTTCAAAACAATCTGAGAATGAAATACTCTggcggaagagaaagagaacagTAATGCACTACCCATACTGGTTGAATGGCCTTCATTGGACACACAATGTGGACAATGAACATGGAAAATGTTTTAGAAAAAGGAAAGTTCTTTTGCCATCCCAACATATTGAGGAATCCTCCTCTTTAGCACCAGTTTGTTGCCTTTGTTCGAAAGGTTATTGTCCAGAAGTAATTTATGTTGCCTGTGAAAAATGTGAAG ATTGGTTTCACGCGGATGCTTACTGTGTTACTCTTGAGAATTTGAACAATCTAATTGGGTTTACGTGTCATAAATGCCGAAAGAGAAGCGTTCCCGTTTGTCCATATTCTGGGGTTGCTATCCCTCGGTCAGATCAAGAACTTGCTGTTGGAGGTACAGTTTGTTTTGAGGATCAAAACAGCTATGAGGAGAGGAAACAAGATGGTATTACATCTACTGCAGTTGAAATTTTGCCTTCATCTACTGCAGTTGAATTAACAAATGGGCCTATTATGATGCCCACACTGATGCATGATGAAGAGAAAACCTTCTCTTCTGGAGATGAGAATGCTTCTCAAATAGTGGTTAGTTCACCGAATACTATCAGGAGCTCTAATGAAGTAGGTGAAGAGGTGCTTATGGCTTGTACACATGGTCACTTAGCTGCCACACCCACAGACAATCCTGTGAGCTCCTTTATGGATTGA